The nucleotide window GTCCAGCGTGATTCTGTCGGCCGCCACGCCATTGACCACCAGCCATTGCTGGATGGCTTCGGCACGCTGCCTGGCCAGCGCTTCGTTCGCGGCGGCATCGCCGCTGGCATCGTGGAAGCCGGACACGCGGACACGCTTGCCCGGATCGGCGGCCAGCGTGCCCAGCACGCCGGACAGGCGCGCCGTGGTGTCGGCCGGCACCACGGCCGAACCGCTGTCGAACAGGATGCGCGCGCTGCGTCCATCCACCACGTCGGCGGCCGCCATCGGCGCCGCGTGCGCGGACGCCTCCACCGGCGTGGCGCTGCCCAGCCAGCCATTCACCGGCAGCACCGGCACCAGCAGCAGCGCGACGATGTTGATGATCTTGATCAGCGGATTGATCGCCGGGCCCGCCGTGTCCTTGTAGGGATCGCCGACGGTGTCGCCGGTGACGGCCGCCTTGTGCGCCTCGCTGCCCTTGCCGCCGTGGTGGCCGTCCTCGATGTACTTCTTGGCGTTGTCCCACGCGCCGCCGCCGGTGGTCATCGAGATGGCCACGAACAGGCCGGTGACGATGGTGCCGATCAGCAGGCCGCCCAGCGCCTGCGGACCCAGCAGCAGGCCGACGATGATCGGCACGACCACCGGCAGCAGCGAAGGCACGATCATTTCCTTGATCGCCGACTTCGTCAGCATGTCCACGGCCTTGCTGTAGTCCGGCTTGGCCGTGCCTTCCATGATGCCGGCGATCTCGCGGAACTGCCGGCGCACTTCCTCCACCACGCTGCCCGCGGCGCGGCCGACGGCTTCCATGGCCATCGCGCCGAACAGGTAGGGAATCAGGCCGCCGATCAGCAGGCCGACGATCACCAGGTGGTTGGACAGGTCGAAGGTGAACAGCGTGCCCGGGTGCGCGGTCTGCAGGTTGTGCGTGTAATCGGCGAACAGCACCAGCGCGGCCAGTGCGGCCGAACCGATGGCGTAGCCCTTGGTCACCGCCTTGGTGGTGTTGCCCACCGCGTCCAGCGGGTCGGTGATGTTGCGGATCTCCGGCGGCAGTTCCGCCATTTCGGCGATGCCGCCGGCGTTGTCGGTGATCGGGCCGTAAGCGTCCAGGGCCACGATCATGCCGGCCATCGACAACATGGCCGTGGCGGCGATGGCGATGCCGTACAGCCCGCCCAGTGCGTACGCGCCGAGGATGGCGGCGCACACCGCCACCACCGGCCATGCCGTCGACCGCATCGACACGCCCAGGCCGGCGATGATGTTGGTGCCATGGCCGGTCGTGGACGCCGCGGCGACATGCTTGACCGGCGCGTACTGCGTGCCGGTGTAGTACTCGGTGATCCACACGATCGCACCGGTCAGCACCAGGCCCACCAGGGCGCAGAAGTACAGGTTCATCGCGCCGTAGCTGGAATCGGCCATCAGCTGCGTCGTGATCGGGTAGAACGCTATGGCCGCCAGCACAGCGGACACGATGACGCCCTTGTACAGCGCGCCCATGATCGAGCCGCCGGCCTTCACCTTGACGAACATCGCACCGATGATCGAGGCGATGATCGACACGCCGCCGAGCACCAGCGGATACAGCACGGCGTGCTCGCCGGCCTGCGCGACCATCAGGCTGCCCAGCAGCATGGTCGCGATGATGGTGACCGCATAGGTTTCGAACAGGTCCGCCGCCATGCCGGCGCAGTCGCCGACGTTGTCGCCCACGTTGTCGGCGATCACCGCCGGGTTGCGCGGGTCGTCCTCGGGGATGCCCGCTTCCACCTTGCCCACCAGATCGGCGCCGACGTCGGCGCCCTTGGTGAAGATGCCGCCTCCCAGGCGCGCGAAGATCGAGATCAGCGAGGAGCCGAACGCCAGGCCGACCAGCGCATGCAGCGCCTCGGCGGTGCCGTAGCCCAGGTGCAGATGCAGGATGGCGTAATAGCCGGCCACGCCCAGCAGGCCCAGGCCGACCACCAGCATGCCGGTGATGGCGCCGCCCTTGAAGGCCACGTCCATGGCCGCGCTCATGCCCTTGCTGGCGGCTTCGGCCGTGCGCACGTTGGCGCGCACCGACACGTTCATGCCGATGTAACCGGCGGCGCCCGACAGCACCGCACCGACCAGGAAGCCGATGGCGCTGGGCCATGACAGGAAGAGGCCGATCAGTGCGAACAGCACGATGCCGGCGATGCCGATGGTGGTGTACTGGCGGTTGAGGTAGGCGCTGGCGCCTTCCTGCACGGCCGCCGCGATTTCCTGCATGCGGGCGTTGCCCGCGGGCTGTCTCAGGATCCAGCGCGCAGCCACCACGCCGTAGATGATCGCCACGCCGGCGCAGACCAGCGCCAGCGTCAAACCGTGTTGTTCCAGCATGACCCCTCCCAAGGTTGATGGATGTCGTCCAGCGAAACGCGTGAACATGCAACCCAATCCCGGTGGAGCCTGTTGAACGATTGAGTGCATTCGGCCGCCGCGATGACCTGCGGCGCGAAACCCGTGTTCATACGATTCCCTGGAGCTGGCCCGAGTATGACCGGATGGCGTGCGCGCCGCCACATGTGACGGGTGGATTCAGGCGGCCCGTGCCAGCCTTGCGGCCCAGGTGCCGTTTCCGTATCCGTTTCAAGGAGTTGCCATGCGTCAGTCCGTCGCACTTCCGCTGCTTGCCGCAGGCCTGCTGATGGCGGCCGCGGTCCATGCCGTCGAGCCCGCGCCCGAGATCCAGCGGCCCGCCGCCGCGCCGCAGGCCGTGGGCGTGGTCCACAGCCTGCGCCAGATCCCGGAGGCCTGCGCACGCCTGGAAGGCGCCTTCACCGGCGATGCGGCGCAGCCTTATCGCTATGCCCCCGTGCGCACCAGCCCGCAATGCCAGCCGCGGGCGCGCTTCATCGATTTCGACAAGGCCAGGCCGTCCGTTGCGACGGGCTGGAAGCTCAACGACGTGATCCGCGTGCCCAGCGCGGCCTGCCCGTCGCAGCAGGCCGTGGTCCGCGTGTGGCGCAAGCCCGGCAGCGCCACCCCGCCGCCGGCGGACGGCCAGGGCCGGACGCGCATCTACCTGCAGGACGCCAAGCAACAGGCCGGCGCCGCCGCGCAGGCGCCCTCGCTGACCTTGTTCGCGGCGAAGCTGGACGTCGAAGGCAAAGCCTGCCGCTAGGCTTGCGCTGGCGAGTCCTGATGGTGGTGGAGCTGCCAGCCGCTGGCCGCACGTCGCTACACCGATACCCGTCGTGCCGCTCGACGACGCGTGCCATCGCATGCGGCTTCCTGCGAAGCGAAGTGCAGCAGTGCCACGTCATCCGCGAGTTGCTCCACGCAATGGGCGAAGGCGGCCACTGGCAGGGAAGGTAAGCGATCGGCGAGGAAGTCGATGACCGCCTGCCGCGTGCAGCGCACTCCGGATCGGCCAATCTCATGGAAGTCGGGGTGCGGCAGGAGCCGTCAGTTCGGCCAGCCGGGCATCCATCGCGCGCATGCTATCGCGCCGGGGGTCGATCCCTGAGAAATGGATCGCGCAGAAGCCGCAGCCATGTCCTTCTGCGCCAGGTATTGCCCGAAACGGTGACCGGCGCCCGCGATGGTGGATACCCCTGGGCATGGCGAGGGCATCCACGCTGGCGCCGTGGTCGCGCTGGCGACGGTGCCTGCTGTCACCCCGCGTGGAGCGCCGCGCCGCGTTCGGCCAGCAGCGTGCGCAGCACGGAGCGATGGCAGCGGCTCTCGTCCTCGCAATAGCAGCCCACCGAGAAATCACTGCCATGCGACAACGCCGCCAGCAGGTCCAGCGTCCGCCCGTTTTCGGGCGTCGTCATCTCGGCACGGTACTTCTTCACGAAGGCCGCCCACGCCTTGGGCGTGGCGGCATCCTGTGCTTCCTTCACCAGCTCGGCGCTCGGTGCCAGGTTGGGATACCAGATGTCGTACCAGTCCTGCGAGGCGAACTCGGATTTCGGCACGCCGCGCGGCGGCCTGCGCACGGTGCCGATGCGCAGGCCTTCGTCCCTGGCCCGCGGACTGCCGAGGCGGACGATGCGGATGGTCATGCAGCCCCCGCGTTGCGCAAGGAACGGTCAGCGTGCCGCATGGCCGACGGATTCGCGCAGTTGCCTCGTCTCGGCTTCGCCCACGGAAGAAGGCACCACCTCGATCTTGCAGAACGCTTCGGTAAGCACGTAGTAGCAACTGGCCTTGGCGTAGTACACCAGCCCGGGCTCCAGCATGGATTCCCTGCGCAGGTCGATCAGGCCGGTCCTGGCATTGAAGAGCGTCTTGCCGGGAGTCAGTAGAAGGACGGTGTAACTGTGCGGGTTCAGTGCCTTCTCGGAGGGTATGCCGTTTATCTCGTACGGAAGAGGTGCCTTTCCTGCGGGAGCGAGGGCCGCCGTGTCGTGCCGATACAGCACGACGGTCGCGGCCGTCGGTACGGCCGCAGGCCGCGTGTAGACGTCGCCGTATTGGAACGTGAAGCAGCCGGCGAGACCCAGCATGCCCGCCAAGAGCGTAAAACGACCCCGCGTGCGGACGCTCGTGCGCCGGACAGACACCGTTGAATTGAGCAACGCCGTCAGCCCTCCCACGCCGGCAACTTCTTCTTCACCGCCACGTTCTTGAGCGCCACGTACTTCGGCAGGCCATCGGTGCCGTAGGGCGGGTAGGCTTCGCCGCGGATCAGCGGTTGCAGGTAGGCGCGCGCCTTGTCGGTGATGCCGTAGCCGTCCCTGCGGATGAAGTTCGGCGGGAACTTCTTCTCGTGGTTGGCCACCTTCGACAGCGGCGCGGCCTCGATCTTCCAGCGGAACGGCGCGTCGGAGGTGCGCACGATCACCGGCATCACCGCGTTCTGGCCCTTCAGCGCGAACTGCACCGCGGCCTTGCCGACCGCCTGCGCCTGCTCCCAATCGGTCCGGGAGGCGATATGGCGCGCCGAGCGCTGCAGGTAGTCGGGCAGGGTCCAGTGCACCTTCAGGCCCAACTGGTCCTTCACCCGCCCGGCGAGATAGGACGCAACGCCACCCAGCTGGGTGTGGCCGAACGAATCCTTGCCGCCGCCGGCGTCGGCGACGAAACGGCCATCGGCATGCTGGATGCCTTCGCTGGCCACCACCACGCACCAGCCCACGCGGTCGACGACTTTCTTCACCTGCGCGAGGAACCGGGCCTCGTCGTAGGCGCGCTCGGGGAACAGGATGATGTGCGGGGCATCATCCGGCGACTGCCCGGCCAGCCCGGCGGCGGCGGCCAGCCAGCCGGCATGCCGGCCCATGGCTTCGTAGACGAAGACCTTGGTGGAGGTCTCCGCCATCGCGGCCACGTCCAGCGCGGCCTCGCGCACGGAGACCGCGGTGTACTTGGCGGCCGAGCCGAAGCCGGGGCAGGTGTCGGTGACGGCCAGGTCGTTGTCCACCGTCTTCGGCACGCCGATGCAGGTCAGCGGATAGTCGAAGGCCTGCGCCAGCTGCGAGACCTTCCACGCCGTATCGGCCGAATCGTTGCCGCCGTTGTAGAGGAACCAGCGCACGTCGTGCGCCTTCAGCACCGCCAGCAGGCGCTCGTACCTGGCGCGGTCGGCCTCCAGCGATTTCAGCTTGACGCGGCAGCTGCCGAAGGCGCCGCCCGGGGTGTGGGCCAGGGCGCGGATGGCGGCGGCCGACTCCCTGCTGGTGTCGATCAGGTCCTCGCGCAGGGCGCCGAGGATGCCGTTGCGTGCGGCCAAGACCTTGATTTTCCGGGCCCGCGCTTCGGTGATGACCGCCGATGCGGAGGCGTTGATGACGGCGGTGACGCCGCCGGACTGCGCATAAAGTAGGGTGCCAGATGCCATGTGGGGTTCGTTCCGGGTTGCCGGGATGCGGTAAGCTTCACACAGATGACGCGGTGCAGCGCGGCGCCCGGCGCCCGGCGCGGTCCACCGCCCGCAGGATTCCAGTTTGGGAGTGACAGCATGCGATTGGTTCTACTGGGCCCACCCGGGTCGGGCAAGGGCACCCAGGCAGCGCGCCTGAAGGACTACCTGCAGGTACCGCACATCTCCACCGGCGACCTGCTGCGCGCCGAAGTGGCGGCCGGCAGCCCGCTGGGCCTGCAGGCCAAGGAAGTGATGGCGCGCGGCGAGCTGGTCAGCGACGACATCCTGCTGGGCATGCTGGAAGACCGCTTCTCCCGCGACGACACCCGGGCCGGCTTCATCCTGGACGGCTACCCGCGCAACCTGGTGCAGGCCGCGGCGCTGGGCGAACTGCTGACCAGGCTGGGGCAGAAGTTCGACTTCGCCGTGCAGCTGGAAGTGCCGACCGACCTGCTGGTCGAGCGCATCGCCGGCCGCGCCCAGGCCGAGGGCCGTGCGGACGACAATCCGGAATCGGTGCGCAAGCGCCTGCAGGTCTACACCGACCAGACCGCGCCGGTGATCGATTTCTACCGCCAGCAGGGCGAACTGACCGTCGTGGACGGGGTGGGCTCGCTGGACGAGGTGTTCACCCGCATCACCGAGGCGATCGCACCGGAGAAGGCGGTCGGCTGAGATCCGCGCCGGCACCCCGGGAAGTGAGTGGAAAGGCCTCGCATCGTCGGGGCCTTTTCCGTTGCGGGCCGGGGCGGCCCGTGGCCATCGTGCCGAACCCGGCCGGCTCGGCTAAAGTTCACGCATCCACTCCGGAATTGCAGTCTTGAAGATCCACATCCTCGGCATCGCCGGCACGTTCATGGGCGGCGTGGCCGCCCTGGCCCGCGAACTCGGCCATACCGTCGAAGGCAGCGACCAGGCGATCTACCCGCCCATGTCGACCCAGCTCGAGAAGCTGGGCATCGCGCTGGCGCAGGGCTACCAGCCGCAGAACATCGCGCCGGACTGCGACGAGATCGTGATCGGCAATGCCCTGTCGCGCGGCAACCCGGCGGTCGAGGCGGTGCTGGACCAGGGCCGGCGCTACATCTCCGGCGCACAGTGGCTGTCCGAACGTGTACTGCCCGGGCGCGACACGCTGGCCGTGGCCGGCACGCACGGCAAGACCACCACCACGACCATCCTGACCTACCTGCTGGAAGCGGCGGGGCGCTCGCCCGGTTTCCTGATCGGCGGCGTGGCCGAGGACTTCGGCGTGTCCGCGCGCATCGGGGGCGGCCGCGAATTCGTCGTCGAGGCCGACGAGTACGACACGGCCTTCTTCGACAAGCGCAGCAAGTTCGTCCACTACCGCCCGCTGGTCGCCATCCTCAACAACCTCGAGTACGACCACGCCGACATCTTCCCGGACGTGGCCGCGATCCAGCGCCAGTTCCACCACCTGGTGCGGACCGTGCCGCGCCGTGGCCGCCTGATCGTCAACGGCGAGGATGCGCGCCTGGCCGAAGTGCTGGCGATGGGGTGCTGGACGCCGGTGGAGCGGTTCGGCTTCGATCCGTCGCTGGAATGGAGTGCGCGCCTGATCCGCGACGACGGCAGCGCGTTCGCCGTGCGCCACCATGGCAACGAGATCGGCCAGGTGCACTGGCCCATGCTGGGACGGCACAACGTGCTGAACGGCCTGGCCGCGCTGGCCGCCTGCAGCGCGGTCGGCGTGGACGTGGCCACCGTGTTGCCGGCGCTGGCGGCGTTCCGCAGCGTGAAACGGCGGCTGGAAGTGATCGGCCAGCACGACGGCATCACCGTCTACGACGATTTCGCCCACCACCCCACCGCCATCCACACCACCCTGGAAGGGCTGCGCGCGCGCGTGGGCGCCGCGCGCATCCTGGTGGCGATGGAGCCGCGCAGCAATTCGATGCGCTCCGGCGCGCATGCCGAAGCGCTGGCACCGTCGCTGGACATCGCCGATGCGGTCGTCTTCCTGCATCGTCCGGAACTGGCATGGGATGCCGGCAGGATCGTCGCCGCGATCCGTGGCGACGCGCGCACCGTGCCCGACGCCGATACGCTGATCGCAGCGTTGAAGGCCCAGGTCCGGCCGGGCGACCACGTGGTGTTCATGTCCAACGGCGGTTTCGACGGCGCGCCGCGGCGGTTCCTGGCGGCGTTGACCGCCGCCGGCCCCTGAAGTGAGGCGGTGGCGTCAGGGAGACGGCCACACATCAACCTGACACCTACAGCTGCCTGTCGATCGGCAGGGGGTGCTACCTGCGATGGGCCTGATGCGCGCGCGCCGGACGGGACATGCGGATCGGTATGGAACATGCGGCCGTTGATGTGGCCGGGTTCGACGCCGACTGACGTGGCGAGCACGGAAATTCCAAGGGATTAAAGTTGTGCGACGCGCGGCCACGCCGCGTCCTTCGTCCATTCACAGGAGATGCCGCATGACCCGACTTGCACAGGCCCTTGGGCTCGCCATCGCCACGTTCGCATGCACTACGACAGCGAGCGCTGCAACCTACGTGGTGACCGCAAACAGCCACAGTTTCGACAAACAGCTCTCCGATCGGGTCGAGGCGGCCGGCGGTCGCATCGTCGCGCGCCTGCCGCAGATCGGCGTGGCGATCGTGGAATCGGACAACCCGTCGTTCGTCGCGACGGCGGGGCGGATTCCCGCGGTGCGCTCGGCCGTGGCTGACATCGCGATCCAGTACGACCTGCCCGCCGCGGCGGAACAGGTCACCGCCGATTACGCCAATCCGCCTGCATCCGGCGACAACGACGGCTTCTTCGATTTCCAGTGGGGCCATGCCGCGATCGACGCCGCGGGCGCCTGGAACGCGGGTTACCGGGGCGCCGGTGCGACGGTCGCCGTGCTGGATTCCGGCGTTTACTGTACGCACGTGGACATCATCCCCAATCTCAGTGCCGCCAAGTCGGCGTCGTTCGTCGCCGGACAGACCTACTGCAACACCAGTGGCAGCACGCACGGTACGCACGTGATGGGCACCATCGGCGCGGCGGATAACGGCATCGGCACGATCGGCGTCGCGCCCGAGGCGGAGTTGATCGCGGTGAAAGTGCTGAATCCGGTCACCGGCAGTGGCTCGTTCGCCGCCATCATCCAGGGCATCGTGCATGCGGCCGACGCCGGCGCCGACGTCATCAACATGAGCCTAGGCGTGAACGGCGGCTTGCCGGTGGGCGGCAGCGAGGTGGCGGAACTGATCAACGCCACGGCGCGTGCGGTGCGTTACGCCAACAACCAGAACGCCACCGTGGTTGCCTCCGCCGGCAACGACGGCCGCGACCTGGACCACGACAGCGGCCGGGTCTGCGATACCGATGGCACCTGCACCACGCTGAACCTCAGGTCGTTCCCGGGCCAGTTGCCGGGTGTCATCACCGTCAGTGCGTTGGGCCCGCTGGCCTGGCTGAAGAACCCGGGCGCCACGGACTTCGACGTCCGGGCCAGTTACAGCAACTACGGACAGTCCGCCATCCACTTCGGCGCACCGGGCGGCAACTACGACTACCCCGGGACGGAGAACTGCACGTTCAAGGGAATCGTGCGTCCTTGCTGGGTATGGGACATGGTGTTCAGTACCACGTCCGGGACCTCGGGCTACGGTTGGTCCGCGGGCACCAGCATGGCGGCACCCCATGTTGCGGGGGTTGCGGCGCTGATCGTCGGCAAGCACGGCGGCGAACTCTCGCCGGCGGCCGTCGAGCGCATCCTGCGCGCGTCCGCGGACGATCTGGGCAAGCCGGGCAACGACGCCACATTCGGGGCGGGACGCGTGAACGCGCGGCGTGCCGTCACGCAGTGATGCGTTGACCTGCCCTGCCAGCAGCCAGGGCCACGCCGGTCACGGCGTGGCCTTTTTCGTTTCCACCTCCCCGCACGGAACACCGGCCCTTAAACTGCCCGCATGCATTCACCAGAATCCCTGCCGCTGTTCCCGCTGCACCAGGTGTTGCTGCCGGGTGCGGCGATGGACCTGCGCATCTTCGAGCGGCGCTACCTGGACCTGGTGCGCGACTGCGGGCGCTCCGGGGGCGGGTTCGGTGTGTGCCTGATCCTGGAGGGCGGCGAAGCCGGGGCGCCTGCGATACCGGCGGCCTACGGCGTGGAAGCCCGCATCGAGAACTTCGACATGGGCGAGGACGGGCTGCTGTCCCTGCGCGTGCGCGGCCACCGGCGTTTCCACGTGGTCCGCACCCGCGTGCGCGACAACGGGCTGGTGATGGCGGACGTGGAATGGCTTTGCCCCGACGAGGAAGGGGAGATCCGCCCCGAGCACGCGCTGCTGGGCACCCTGCTGCAGACCATGATGGAGAAGGTCGGCACCGACCTGAGCAGACTGCCGCCACGGGTCTTCGAACGTGCGGGCTGGGTCGGATGGCGCCTGGCCCAGGTGTTGCCGATCACGCCCGAGCAGCGCGTGTCCATCCTGCAGGAAGACGACGTGCATGCCCGGCTGCAGCGCCTGCTGGAGTGGATCGACTGACCCCGGCCCTCCTGCGAGCACCCGCCTGCCAAGTCAGGGCGGGGCAGCCCCGTCCGCCGTGCAGACCCGCAGCACCGGCAGCCCGGACGCCGGATGCGGCGCGATGGCATGGTCGAGTCCGGCGGTGGCCCGCGTCACCGCATCCAGCGCCGTGCGGGCTTCGCGCAGCGGCCGCCACAGGCGCACCAGGTTGAAGGCGCGTTGCTGCTGCAGCACCTGGGCGCTGCCGATCCACAGCGGTACGTCGCCCGGCGACAGGCGCGTATCGGCCGGCCACAGGCGCAGCACGAACACTTCGCCGGCCTGGTCGCCCTTGCGCACCATCAGCAGGCTTTCGGCGCGCGTGTCGAGCGTGGCGGGGAGCACGGGCTGCTCATCGTCGGGCAGGTCGCTGTCGAGCAGGTTCAGGGCCTCTTCCCATCCGGCCTGCGGCTGCTCGCGCCATCCGTCGGCGGCCAGGCTCGCCTTCAATGGCGCCAGCGGACCGGCCACCTGCACATCCAGCGGCCAGCGCTGTTCGTCGTCGAACTCGTTGCGGCGCGCGGGCAGCGACTGCCAGCCCTGCGTCCACCAGTCCTGCAGGGCGACGCTGCGCTCGATGACCGGCGCCTGGAACTGCGCCAGCATGCGCTCCACGTTGCGTGGCGCGTGCCACAGTCCCGCCAGCACGAAGCTGCCGTAGAAGAGCCATGCGATCGGCTTGATCCAGAACGATCGCACCATGCGGCGGCGGTAGGCGATGCCCAGCACCAGCAGCCATACCAGGCCGAACAGCATGCCGCCGATGACGTCGCTGAGCCAGTGCGCACCCAGGTAGAGCCGCGCGAAGCCGATCAACGCCACGACGATGCCGGAGACCAGGTAGGGCCAGACCCGCGTGCGCCCCGGCAGCTCGCGTGCGATCAGCACGGCGAAGAAGCCGAAGATGATGGTGGACATGGTCACCGCGATCGACGGGAAGCCGAAGCCGCTGCTCACCGACGGCGGTTTGGGAATGTCCACCGACGCCCCCAGCCAGGCGGTCAGCGCCAGACCGAAGGCCAGCGCCGCCAGCCAGTGGCCGGCCGCCATCCAGCGCTTGCGCCAGCACAGGTAGGCCAGCACCAGCAGCGAGACCGGCGCCAGCACTTGTTCGTCGCCCAGCGAGGCCAGCGCCGCCAGGGGACGGTCGGCCAGCGGATTGCGCAGGGCCTGCATCAGCTCATGCACCCACAGGTCCATGGCCAGCGGCTCGCCATGGCCGATGACGATGATCAGGAAGGCGAACCACACCCATACGATGGCCAGCAGCAGGATCGCCAGCAGGGCCAGCGGCACCGATTCGCGCCGGGTGGGATCGAAGACCGCGGCGGTGTGGCGGCCCAGCACGGGATGCGCGTGCGACCAGGCCAACGCGCGCGCGAGCAGTGCATCGGCATGCGCGGCGAACCAGCGATAGGTGTACAGCACCAGCGCCCATGCCAGGGCCAGCACCACCACCAGCAGGCCCAGCACCAGGGCCAGGCGGCCGGCCACCGCGGCGACGGCGTCGTAGGCATGGCCCAGCACCCAGCCCGGCAGCAGGAACGACACCGCCCACGCCAGGCACGCCGCCGCGCTGGCGGTGCCGTACCGGCGCAGCGGCATCCGCGAGATGCCGGCCACGGCCGGCACGAACGGACGGATCGGGCCCACGAAGCGGGCCACGAAAATGCTCTTCCATGCGTTGCGGCGGAACAGCACCTCGCCCCGGTCCAGCAATTGCGGATAG belongs to Pseudoxanthomonas sp. F37 and includes:
- a CDS encoding adenylate kinase, which gives rise to MRLVLLGPPGSGKGTQAARLKDYLQVPHISTGDLLRAEVAAGSPLGLQAKEVMARGELVSDDILLGMLEDRFSRDDTRAGFILDGYPRNLVQAAALGELLTRLGQKFDFAVQLEVPTDLLVERIAGRAQAEGRADDNPESVRKRLQVYTDQTAPVIDFYRQQGELTVVDGVGSLDEVFTRITEAIAPEKAVG
- a CDS encoding DUF488 family protein, whose protein sequence is MTIRIVRLGSPRARDEGLRIGTVRRPPRGVPKSEFASQDWYDIWYPNLAPSAELVKEAQDAATPKAWAAFVKKYRAEMTTPENGRTLDLLAALSHGSDFSVGCYCEDESRCHRSVLRTLLAERGAALHAG
- a CDS encoding 6-phosphofructokinase, translating into MASGTLLYAQSGGVTAVINASASAVITEARARKIKVLAARNGILGALREDLIDTSRESAAAIRALAHTPGGAFGSCRVKLKSLEADRARYERLLAVLKAHDVRWFLYNGGNDSADTAWKVSQLAQAFDYPLTCIGVPKTVDNDLAVTDTCPGFGSAAKYTAVSVREAALDVAAMAETSTKVFVYEAMGRHAGWLAAAAGLAGQSPDDAPHIILFPERAYDEARFLAQVKKVVDRVGWCVVVASEGIQHADGRFVADAGGGKDSFGHTQLGGVASYLAGRVKDQLGLKVHWTLPDYLQRSARHIASRTDWEQAQAVGKAAVQFALKGQNAVMPVIVRTSDAPFRWKIEAAPLSKVANHEKKFPPNFIRRDGYGITDKARAYLQPLIRGEAYPPYGTDGLPKYVALKNVAVKKKLPAWEG
- a CDS encoding LON peptidase substrate-binding domain-containing protein — translated: MHSPESLPLFPLHQVLLPGAAMDLRIFERRYLDLVRDCGRSGGGFGVCLILEGGEAGAPAIPAAYGVEARIENFDMGEDGLLSLRVRGHRRFHVVRTRVRDNGLVMADVEWLCPDEEGEIRPEHALLGTLLQTMMEKVGTDLSRLPPRVFERAGWVGWRLAQVLPITPEQRVSILQEDDVHARLQRLLEWID
- a CDS encoding bifunctional DedA family/phosphatase PAP2 family protein; this encodes MESSWLDNLLAWISAHPVAAGLVIFAIAFCDAVIILGAIVPALPLLFAVGVLIGLGEISGPYAVACAMLGALIGDASSYWVGHRWGPQLRAVWPFRRYPQLLDRGEVLFRRNAWKSIFVARFVGPIRPFVPAVAGISRMPLRRYGTASAAACLAWAVSFLLPGWVLGHAYDAVAAVAGRLALVLGLLVVVLALAWALVLYTYRWFAAHADALLARALAWSHAHPVLGRHTAAVFDPTRRESVPLALLAILLLAIVWVWFAFLIIVIGHGEPLAMDLWVHELMQALRNPLADRPLAALASLGDEQVLAPVSLLVLAYLCWRKRWMAAGHWLAALAFGLALTAWLGASVDIPKPPSVSSGFGFPSIAVTMSTIIFGFFAVLIARELPGRTRVWPYLVSGIVVALIGFARLYLGAHWLSDVIGGMLFGLVWLLVLGIAYRRRMVRSFWIKPIAWLFYGSFVLAGLWHAPRNVERMLAQFQAPVIERSVALQDWWTQGWQSLPARRNEFDDEQRWPLDVQVAGPLAPLKASLAADGWREQPQAGWEEALNLLDSDLPDDEQPVLPATLDTRAESLLMVRKGDQAGEVFVLRLWPADTRLSPGDVPLWIGSAQVLQQQRAFNLVRLWRPLREARTALDAVTRATAGLDHAIAPHPASGLPVLRVCTADGAAPP
- the mpl gene encoding UDP-N-acetylmuramate:L-alanyl-gamma-D-glutamyl-meso-diaminopimelate ligase, with the translated sequence MGGVAALARELGHTVEGSDQAIYPPMSTQLEKLGIALAQGYQPQNIAPDCDEIVIGNALSRGNPAVEAVLDQGRRYISGAQWLSERVLPGRDTLAVAGTHGKTTTTTILTYLLEAAGRSPGFLIGGVAEDFGVSARIGGGREFVVEADEYDTAFFDKRSKFVHYRPLVAILNNLEYDHADIFPDVAAIQRQFHHLVRTVPRRGRLIVNGEDARLAEVLAMGCWTPVERFGFDPSLEWSARLIRDDGSAFAVRHHGNEIGQVHWPMLGRHNVLNGLAALAACSAVGVDVATVLPALAAFRSVKRRLEVIGQHDGITVYDDFAHHPTAIHTTLEGLRARVGAARILVAMEPRSNSMRSGAHAEALAPSLDIADAVVFLHRPELAWDAGRIVAAIRGDARTVPDADTLIAALKAQVRPGDHVVFMSNGGFDGAPRRFLAALTAAGP
- a CDS encoding OmpA family protein is translated as MAAADVVDGRSARILFDSGSAVVPADTTARLSGVLGTLAADPGKRVRVSGFHDASGDAAANEALARQRAEAIQQWLVVNGVAADRITLDKPAQTTGSGDADEARRVDVMVE
- a CDS encoding S8 family serine peptidase gives rise to the protein MTRLAQALGLAIATFACTTTASAATYVVTANSHSFDKQLSDRVEAAGGRIVARLPQIGVAIVESDNPSFVATAGRIPAVRSAVADIAIQYDLPAAAEQVTADYANPPASGDNDGFFDFQWGHAAIDAAGAWNAGYRGAGATVAVLDSGVYCTHVDIIPNLSAAKSASFVAGQTYCNTSGSTHGTHVMGTIGAADNGIGTIGVAPEAELIAVKVLNPVTGSGSFAAIIQGIVHAADAGADVINMSLGVNGGLPVGGSEVAELINATARAVRYANNQNATVVASAGNDGRDLDHDSGRVCDTDGTCTTLNLRSFPGQLPGVITVSALGPLAWLKNPGATDFDVRASYSNYGQSAIHFGAPGGNYDYPGTENCTFKGIVRPCWVWDMVFSTTSGTSGYGWSAGTSMAAPHVAGVAALIVGKHGGELSPAAVERILRASADDLGKPGNDATFGAGRVNARRAVTQ